The sequence CGGGAACTTCGGACTCATCGAACCGGTAAAGTGAAAGCTGAAAAAGACCATCAGGTATACACCGTCTTCCTTACCGGGCTTGCGGGTTCCGGGATAAGCATAGCCCTGCGCGCCTTTGAGGACGGCGGATTTTTCTGTGTGGACAACCTTCCCACCACGCTTATTGAGTCCTTTATCTCTTTGTGTAAGAAGACCCCCTCGATATCAAAGATCGCAATAGGGGTCGATATCAGGGAGCGGAAGTTCCTGACAGATTTCTCAGACACGCTCGCGGTCCTGAGAAAGACACAGAAGCTGGAGATCATATTTCTTGAGGCATCGGAAGATGTCCTCATCAGGAGGTTTAAAGAGACCAGGAGGCCCCATCCCCTCGGTTATAAAAATCTGAAAAACTCCCTCCGCAAGGAGGCCCAGCTTCTGCAGCCGATACGCGATGCCGCCGATAAAGTCATTGATACCTCCAATCTCAGCCCTCATCAACTGCGCAAGCTGATAACGAAGTCCTTTCTCACAAGGGAGCCGTCCGGGATGAGCGTCGGCCTTGTCTCATTCGGGTACAAATACGGCATCCCGCTTGAGGCCGACCTCCTGTTTGATGTCAGGTTCCTGCCGAACCCTTATTTTGTGCCGGAACTGAAACCATTGCCCGGCACTTCGCCTAAGGTAAAACAATTTGTGCTCTCGCAGGAAGCCACTAAGGATTTTCTTGACAGGCTGAATGCCTTCCTCGAACACGTTATCCCCCTTTACAAGCAGGAAGGGAAAAGCTATCTCACTATCGGCATCGGATGCACAGGCGGCAGGCACCGCTCACCTGTCATCGCCGAGGAGATCAAAAAACATTTCCGGAAGAAGAAATTGAATGTCTCCGTGGCCCACAGAGACATTCAATCAACATGACAATATCCAGACACCCCGCGCCTTTCTCGTCCTTTAAGGACCCAAATAATTTTCAACGCCTTCGCAGAGTATTTGAAGAGGCAGGCTATTGCAATGCAACCGTCCTTGAAAAGCTCGGCGTCAGGGATTTCCCGTCTATACGGGGAAGCGATGTATCTTTATTATTGAGCAAGACCGGAGGCGGCTCTCCACTGGACACCCTCATCCGGTTGTTCCTGATCGAAGTGCCGTGTGATGTTGAAAGCGTGAAGCAGGCTTTTCAGCCGCTGAAGCCTGAAGCATTGGCTGAGGCAGGGCTTATCCGGACCACCGGGACATCGGCGGAGGCGGCTATTAAATTACTGCCGCACAATGACCTTTTCATAGCATTCGATCAGACACGGATGCTGCAAACCGGGCACAGGCAGAATTATGTCATGGGCATTGGAAGCAGCACCCTGACCCTGTCAAATCTCACTATCAGGAAACATTCGCGGCAGACCCTTGACCTCGGGGCGGGCTGCGGAATTCACGCCTTCACGGCCGCAAAGCACAGTGAACGTGTCATCGCGGTAGACCTGAATCCACGCGCTGTCCAGATCGCGTCATTCAATGCGAGGCTCAATGGATTGTCAAACGTTGAGTGTCTTGAAGGCGACCTTTTTGCGCCGGTCAAAGGGCAGAAGTTCGATCTCGTGATAACAAACCCGCCGTTCGTCATCTCACCGGAGACCCGCTACATCTACCGCGACGGGGGACTGGAAGCCGATCAGCTCTGCCGGAAGATCGTAAGAGAGGTCCCTCAGTATCTCAACGAGGGCGGATATTGCCAGATACTCTGTAACTGGATAGAGCCGCACGGGCAGGAATGGCACGAACACATGAAGGGCTGGTTCGAGGGCACAGGCTGTGACGTGTGGGTGATGCGCTCAGAGACACGCGATGCAGCGGCTTACGCGAACACGTGGATTCGCCACACGGAGAAAGATGACACGGAACACTTTGCCGAACGCTTTGAAAAATGGATGGCATACTATGAACAGTTGGGCGTGAGTTCAGTAGGCGCAGGCCTGATCACAATGCGCCTTTCAAGTAACCATGCGAACTGGTACCGCGCTGACGATGCGCCTGAAAAAATGTTAGGGCCTTGCGGAGAATATGTCATGCGGGGCTTTGAGCTT is a genomic window of Nitrospirota bacterium containing:
- the rapZ gene encoding RNase adapter RapZ; the encoded protein is MKAEKDHQVYTVFLTGLAGSGISIALRAFEDGGFFCVDNLPTTLIESFISLCKKTPSISKIAIGVDIRERKFLTDFSDTLAVLRKTQKLEIIFLEASEDVLIRRFKETRRPHPLGYKNLKNSLRKEAQLLQPIRDAADKVIDTSNLSPHQLRKLITKSFLTREPSGMSVGLVSFGYKYGIPLEADLLFDVRFLPNPYFVPELKPLPGTSPKVKQFVLSQEATKDFLDRLNAFLEHVIPLYKQEGKSYLTIGIGCTGGRHRSPVIAEEIKKHFRKKKLNVSVAHRDIQST
- a CDS encoding methyltransferase; this translates as MTISRHPAPFSSFKDPNNFQRLRRVFEEAGYCNATVLEKLGVRDFPSIRGSDVSLLLSKTGGGSPLDTLIRLFLIEVPCDVESVKQAFQPLKPEALAEAGLIRTTGTSAEAAIKLLPHNDLFIAFDQTRMLQTGHRQNYVMGIGSSTLTLSNLTIRKHSRQTLDLGAGCGIHAFTAAKHSERVIAVDLNPRAVQIASFNARLNGLSNVECLEGDLFAPVKGQKFDLVITNPPFVISPETRYIYRDGGLEADQLCRKIVREVPQYLNEGGYCQILCNWIEPHGQEWHEHMKGWFEGTGCDVWVMRSETRDAAAYANTWIRHTEKDDTEHFAERFEKWMAYYEQLGVSSVGAGLITMRLSSNHANWYRADDAPEKMLGPCGEYVMRGFELRDFLETVKDDSILLNTRLRVSPDARIIRQSAPSAEGWIDETIRLHLARGFEYSGDIDPFIANMVVKCNGRRALKDLLNEMARSIGTDKANITPAFCNIVRGLIERGFLLPQ